In the genome of Chloroflexota bacterium, the window CTCGAAGATGTCCATAATGTACTCGCGCTCACGGAAGCAGTAGAGCAACATGCTCATCGCCGCCAGGTCAATACTGTGCGTGCCAAGCCAGACGAGATGCGAGGCGATGCGTTGAAGCTCGGCCATCAACACCCGGATGACCTGCGCCCGCTCTGGCACTTGCACCTCCATCAGCTTTTCGATGGCCAGGCAATACGTCAGATTGTTGCCGACGTTGTTGAGGTAGTCGAGCCGGTCGGTCATCACCAGAGCCTTGAGGTAGGTCTTGGCTTCCATGTTCTTCTCGACGCCGGTGTGCAAATAGCCAATGTCGGGAATGGCCCGGATGACCGTTTCCCCATCCAACTCGACAATGAGGCGCAAGACGCCGTGAGTGCTGGGGTGTTGCGGCCCCATGTTGAGCACCATCGTCTCGCCGCTCTGGGCGCGGTCGCTGAACAAGTGCTTGAGTTCGTCTACCGTTGCTTCGATTTCGCGGAGTTCAGCCATGAGTTATTCTTTCGCGTAAGGCTTCTTGGCGTCGATCTCGCGCCAGTTAAAGGAGAACTGCACTTCTTCGTAGCCGAGCGGGTAATCTTTGCGATGCGGGTGGCCCACCCAGTCGGCGGGCATCAGGAGGCGGCGCAGATCGGGGTGACCGGCGAACCGGACTCCGAACATGTCCCACACCTCGCGCTCGTACCAGTCGGCGTTCTGCCACACACCGGTCACAGTCGGCAGTTCCGGTTCGTCGTCGCTCGTATACACTTTGAGGCGGAAGCGGGCGTTGGCCGCCATCGCGTAAGGAATGTAAGAAACGGCGAAGCGCGGCTCGTCGGGGTAATAATCCACCCCGGCCAGGTCAACGAGCAGGTTGTAATTCAACTCCGGGTCGTCGTGGAGGAGGCGGCAAACCTCCACCAGCGCCGCCTTCTTCACCACCAACGTCTTCTCGCCGCGAAACTCGACGAGATCGTCAATCGCTTCCGGGAATTTGGCGCGAATGGTTGTGATTGTTTTATCAACGTGGGACATCGGCTTTACTTCCATCTGGAGATTTTTTCCTTGCGGACTTTCTCGTGCAAGGTCATGACGCCGTGAATGAGGGCCTCGGGGCGCGGGGGGCACCCGGCGACGTACACGTCAACGGGCACCACTTCATCCACCCCCTGAACAATGGCGTAATTGTTGAAGATGCCGCCGCAGGAGGCGCAGTCGCCCATGGCCAGCACCCACTTCGGGTCGGGCATCTGGTCGTAGAGGCGGCGCAACACCGGGGCCATCTTGCGGGTGACGCGCCCGGCGACGATCATCAAGTCGCTCTGGCGCGGCGAGGCCCGCATCAACTCCATGCCGAAGCGGCTTACGTCGTAGCTCGAAGCCTGAGTGCCGATCATTTCCATGGCGCAACAAGCCAGACCAAAGAGCATCGGCCACATGGCGTTGGTGCGGCCCCAGTTTACGGCCTGTTCCAGCGTCATCGTCACCACCCCCATGTTGCCAAGTTTTTGTTCGAGTCCCATGTTATCCAGTGATCAGTGGTCGGTGGTCAGTGATCAGTTACCAACCACTGACCACTATTCACCAACCACTAAATCACTCCCATTCCAGCGCGTCTTTCTTCCAGGCGTAGATGTAACCCACCAGCAA includes:
- a CDS encoding NADH-quinone oxidoreductase subunit C, which codes for MSHVDKTITTIRAKFPEAIDDLVEFRGEKTLVVKKAALVEVCRLLHDDPELNYNLLVDLAGVDYYPDEPRFAVSYIPYAMAANARFRLKVYTSDDEPELPTVTGVWQNADWYEREVWDMFGVRFAGHPDLRRLLMPADWVGHPHRKDYPLGYEEVQFSFNWREIDAKKPYAKE
- a CDS encoding NADH-quinone oxidoreductase subunit B; its protein translation is MGLEQKLGNMGVVTMTLEQAVNWGRTNAMWPMLFGLACCAMEMIGTQASSYDVSRFGMELMRASPRQSDLMIVAGRVTRKMAPVLRRLYDQMPDPKWVLAMGDCASCGGIFNNYAIVQGVDEVVPVDVYVAGCPPRPEALIHGVMTLHEKVRKEKISRWK